CCTACGGTCGTCACGAAATACCCGTCTCCCCAAAACGCCCCCCCCCAGAGCTGCTTCTTGACCTCGGGCGCACGGGCAAACACCTGCCGGGCGGTCAGACTTTTCACCGTCTGTACGATCTTCGTTGGACTGTACGTCGGTACCGACTGCATCAGAAAATGCATATGATTCCGATCCGCCCCAATCTCCAGGAACCTCATCTCGTATCGCTGGGCGATCTCTAAACAGACTTCACGGACTACCTCATCGACATGCTCACTACATACCACCCGCCGATACTTCGCC
The DNA window shown above is from Deltaproteobacteria bacterium and carries:
- the tnpA gene encoding IS200/IS605 family transposase codes for the protein MAESKDIHKSHNVSVLLYHVVCTAKYRRVVCSEHVDEVVREVCLEIAQRYEMRFLEIGADRNHMHFLMQSVPTYSPTKIVQTVKSLTARQVFARAPEVKKQLWGGAFWGDGYFVTTVGQHGNEQVIATYIRKQGQEQDYKQLHKQPLQLALF